The Kangiella marina genome window below encodes:
- the msrB gene encoding peptide-methionine (R)-S-oxide reductase MsrB: MISILGAGAIGQLLAHKLTEASIDCQLIVRAGTQYRSEWLMIQQEQQTYHEIPTITAQDCDELGQVWVCVKANQLEGALKSVSHAIQDTTKVVFFQNGMGHDKVAAKYLQPAQMYFASNTHGAFKKAAQSVVYAGVGQVSFGHLELSQQPDFLDPETLNAVNGSWHEHIQTVLWQKLFINAVVNPLTAIYQCRNGELLDADKKSNVLSLIAENQRFANTLKLGISDHLKDATLAVIEATAKNQSSMLQDVLNQKTTEINAINGYLLDQAAKHQFPTPHNWRLWSDFHIAHPPLKSIADDKAKQLDALSYQVTQQHGTEPPFSGSYNLHQEQGTYHCVCCDSPLFKDTSKFDAGCGWPSFDQAKDNKSIAYKIDTSHGMTRTEILCAQCGSHLGHVFDDGPTETGQRFCVNSVSLQFEQE; this comes from the coding sequence ATGATTTCAATACTTGGTGCTGGCGCCATAGGCCAACTACTAGCCCATAAACTAACCGAAGCGTCTATCGATTGCCAGCTAATTGTCAGAGCCGGTACTCAGTATCGCTCGGAATGGTTGATGATCCAGCAAGAGCAACAAACTTACCATGAAATCCCCACAATAACGGCTCAAGATTGTGATGAATTAGGGCAAGTTTGGGTCTGCGTGAAGGCCAACCAGTTAGAAGGTGCGCTAAAAAGCGTGAGCCACGCCATACAAGACACGACCAAGGTGGTGTTTTTTCAGAATGGTATGGGCCATGACAAAGTCGCTGCCAAGTATTTGCAGCCTGCTCAAATGTACTTCGCCAGCAATACCCATGGCGCTTTCAAGAAAGCCGCTCAGTCGGTGGTTTATGCTGGAGTTGGGCAAGTTTCATTCGGTCATCTTGAGCTATCTCAACAGCCTGACTTCCTTGACCCCGAGACGCTGAATGCTGTGAATGGCTCTTGGCATGAGCACATTCAAACCGTGTTATGGCAAAAGCTTTTTATCAATGCAGTCGTTAACCCCTTAACGGCTATTTACCAATGCCGGAATGGTGAGTTGCTTGACGCCGACAAAAAAAGTAACGTTCTGTCGCTCATAGCTGAAAATCAGCGTTTTGCAAACACACTAAAACTGGGCATCAGTGATCATCTTAAAGACGCTACCTTGGCTGTGATTGAAGCAACCGCAAAGAACCAGTCATCCATGTTGCAGGACGTTCTCAACCAGAAAACCACTGAAATTAACGCGATCAATGGTTATTTACTGGATCAAGCAGCCAAGCATCAGTTTCCAACACCGCATAACTGGCGATTGTGGAGCGACTTTCACATTGCTCACCCGCCCTTAAAATCCATTGCCGATGACAAGGCCAAGCAGCTGGATGCATTGAGTTATCAGGTCACTCAGCAACACGGCACCGAACCGCCATTTTCCGGCAGTTATAACCTGCATCAGGAACAAGGTACCTACCACTGCGTATGTTGTGACTCGCCTTTATTCAAAGATACCTCAAAATTTGATGCCGGTTGCGGCTGGCCTAGCTTTGATCAGGCAAAAGATAACAAGTCTATAGCCTATAAGATCGATACCAGTCACGGTATGACTCGTACCGAAATTCTTTGCGCCCAATGCGGCTCACACCTAGGCCATGTTTTTGATGATGGTCCTACCGAAACGGGCCAACGCTTTTGTGTCAACTCCGTCAGCTTACAATTCGAACAGGAATAA
- a CDS encoding BPSS1780 family membrane protein, protein MDNNNEFIHEDEQKANDVEPAQSQTVSPLRGFFWLERSLSDIYAPNFKSWFVAALIYSAITGIIPALVPATALIIAIANPLLVAGLLIGAHNVYKQQGDIKPLQMFEAFKHKNIAQLVIYTVAAIALGLGIIFILMSIVGMEVLSGIDAARIESGDEAYFTSVLKTISPAIPWAALLIILFSLATWFAVSLILFSDQKAVPAIGNSFVGGLKNFFAVLVFIIVLIVCGFVLILISSLVLAMFGSLLENPFVDVLFNVLINALALPIFIGVTYIAYREIFLGDITKSDKSL, encoded by the coding sequence ATGGATAATAATAACGAGTTTATTCACGAGGACGAACAAAAGGCGAATGACGTAGAGCCAGCACAAAGCCAAACAGTGTCGCCACTGCGTGGCTTTTTCTGGTTGGAGCGAAGCCTCAGTGATATCTATGCGCCAAATTTTAAGAGCTGGTTTGTTGCAGCACTGATTTACTCCGCGATTACAGGCATTATTCCAGCGTTAGTACCTGCGACCGCTCTTATTATTGCGATCGCTAACCCACTTCTTGTCGCGGGCTTATTGATTGGTGCGCATAATGTCTACAAGCAACAAGGCGATATTAAGCCGCTACAAATGTTTGAAGCCTTCAAGCACAAAAACATTGCTCAGCTGGTTATTTATACGGTGGCCGCAATTGCTTTAGGTCTCGGCATTATCTTTATTCTAATGTCGATAGTAGGCATGGAGGTTTTAAGTGGTATTGACGCTGCTCGAATAGAGTCCGGTGATGAGGCCTATTTTACGTCGGTATTAAAGACCATCTCACCGGCTATCCCATGGGCAGCGTTACTGATTATCCTGTTCTCGCTAGCAACTTGGTTTGCGGTTAGTTTGATTTTATTTAGTGACCAAAAAGCCGTTCCGGCCATTGGTAATAGTTTTGTCGGCGGTTTAAAGAACTTCTTCGCAGTCTTGGTATTTATCATTGTATTAATTGTCTGCGGTTTCGTTCTAATATTAATTTCATCACTGGTATTAGCCATGTTTGGTAGCTTACTGGAAAACCCTTTTGTGGATGTCCTTTTCAATGTGTTAATTAACGCACTGGCACTACCGATATTTATTGGCGTAACTTATATTGCTTATCGTGAAATATTCTTAGGTGACATTACTAAGTCAGACAAAAGCCTGTAA
- a CDS encoding AmpG family muropeptide MFS transporter, translating into MILKRIKLPQSITNFVYFQPEVFRMLFLGFSAGLPLLLVLGTLSLLLKDAGISRSEIGFASWIGLAYSIKVFWSPIVDNLKLPLLSRLLGKRKSWLLFAQVGIAIGLYMISQTDAGTDTQRLVIFALITAFLSATQDIVIDAFRVESNDDKKQGAAAATYIMGYRIGMIVAGAGALKLAASFDWEISYQIMAVCMGVGILGGLLSPEPPHKKVELGKTQLEQDISAKVLGPLASRRAELKQKIESLPAFQYFVKAILSPFVDFFQRYKWWGLVIIAFILSFRVSDIVLGVMTNVFYDDMGFTKDEIADYSKIYGVIMTILGAFIGGYVVNKVNILWCLLWGIILVILTNLLFAYMATQPKDVGFLIAVISADNMAGGFSMGVLMAYFATLINQEFTATQFALYTSLMTLTGKILGGYSGVNIDNWGYPMFFTYAASLGIPALLLILALLYRERILNKQQRR; encoded by the coding sequence GTGATTTTGAAAAGAATAAAACTCCCCCAAAGTATTACTAACTTTGTCTACTTCCAGCCTGAAGTATTCAGAATGTTATTTTTGGGTTTTTCAGCGGGACTTCCGTTACTGCTCGTGCTCGGAACTTTATCGCTATTGCTCAAAGATGCCGGTATCTCTAGGAGTGAGATCGGCTTTGCCTCTTGGATCGGACTGGCTTATTCGATCAAAGTTTTTTGGTCGCCCATCGTCGATAACCTTAAGTTGCCCCTACTAAGCAGACTGCTTGGCAAACGGAAAAGTTGGTTGCTATTTGCTCAGGTCGGCATAGCCATCGGCTTGTACATGATTTCGCAAACCGATGCAGGAACGGACACGCAGCGATTGGTGATTTTTGCCCTAATCACTGCTTTTTTATCGGCCACCCAAGATATTGTCATTGATGCCTTTCGAGTGGAGTCTAATGACGATAAGAAGCAAGGCGCCGCTGCTGCAACTTACATCATGGGTTATCGAATAGGAATGATCGTTGCGGGTGCTGGTGCATTAAAGCTCGCGGCGAGTTTTGACTGGGAGATTAGCTACCAGATCATGGCTGTTTGTATGGGGGTGGGAATTTTAGGTGGCTTGTTATCACCAGAGCCGCCTCATAAAAAGGTGGAGCTAGGGAAAACTCAACTTGAGCAAGATATTTCGGCAAAAGTACTAGGCCCATTAGCCAGCAGAAGAGCTGAGCTAAAGCAGAAAATTGAGTCGCTTCCTGCGTTCCAATACTTTGTAAAAGCGATCCTTTCGCCTTTCGTCGATTTTTTCCAACGTTATAAATGGTGGGGCTTGGTCATCATCGCATTTATTCTGTCATTTAGAGTAAGCGACATTGTTCTCGGTGTTATGACCAATGTGTTCTACGATGATATGGGGTTCACCAAAGATGAAATTGCTGATTACTCGAAAATATATGGCGTGATCATGACCATTTTAGGTGCCTTTATTGGTGGTTACGTTGTTAATAAAGTGAACATACTTTGGTGCCTGTTATGGGGCATTATTCTGGTGATCCTGACCAATCTTTTGTTTGCTTATATGGCGACTCAGCCGAAGGATGTTGGTTTTCTGATAGCGGTTATCAGTGCCGATAATATGGCGGGTGGTTTTTCGATGGGAGTTTTAATGGCTTATTTTGCGACCTTGATTAATCAAGAGTTCACAGCTACTCAATTTGCTTTGTACACCTCGCTAATGACGCTAACCGGAAAAATCTTGGGTGGTTATAGCGGCGTCAATATCGATAACTGGGGCTACCCCATGTTTTTCACCTATGCAGCCTCATTAGGCATTCCGGCACTGCTGTTGATCTTAGCCTTACTCTATCGAGAGCGAATCCTAAATAAACAACAAAGGCGCTAA
- a CDS encoding thioredoxin family protein, giving the protein MKFIATILIAPLSLALTACKTTTPTQETNHKPSRFEQHLDAEGPLTADQLQSRYPIFAVKRNHDINANALAALNEVTTPTQIIAFFGTWCHDSQREIPNLLKLKEQLNNPNIQLQLIALDRTKSDKQGLAKKAQVQYTPTIIVYQNQVELGRIVETTSQPIELELLNIIRKN; this is encoded by the coding sequence ATGAAGTTTATCGCCACGATATTAATCGCTCCCCTCAGCCTTGCTTTAACAGCGTGTAAGACGACCACGCCTACGCAGGAGACCAATCATAAGCCCAGTCGGTTTGAGCAACACTTGGACGCTGAAGGGCCACTGACTGCTGATCAACTTCAAAGTCGCTACCCGATTTTTGCGGTAAAAAGAAACCACGACATTAATGCCAATGCGTTAGCAGCATTGAATGAAGTCACCACGCCAACTCAGATCATCGCATTTTTCGGAACTTGGTGTCATGACAGTCAGCGGGAGATTCCGAATTTACTTAAGCTCAAAGAACAGCTTAACAACCCCAACATCCAATTACAGCTAATCGCCTTAGATAGAACCAAGTCTGATAAGCAGGGGTTGGCAAAAAAAGCTCAAGTACAATACACACCGACTATTATCGTGTATCAGAATCAAGTGGAGTTAGGGCGTATCGTTGAAACAACTTCTCAACCGATTGAGTTAGAGCTACTGAATATTATCCGTAAGAATTAA
- a CDS encoding prolyl oligopeptidase family serine peptidase, giving the protein MVIKQSIQSWVVAAGVAAAVSFTANVNAKETVKTALTLEQVMADPDWIGNAPESPYWSDDGQSIYYQQKVKGHNERKLWRLDVDANDLQAVTDDELFEVDSRGGDISPNKKVKAYNLRGDLYVKYLDSGEVRQLTKTHANEGSPQFLGNDTVAYRNENSFYTIELSSGLVSQLVDIRLKDDPNKEKDTGYLEKQQTRYFDYIRSQQEERDYNKQRQKDIDASSPRAVSEPWYLGEKDIHTLSLSPNGQFVVVGTYEKSDKKGKNDNMPRFVTEDGYVKNEEVRPLVGTYTPRNETLYLLDLVSGEKTELKYDDLPELDDDPLADIKRATAKRNGEKYKADKKPRGVAVFDWIANGGIEWNAKGDSALIMLYSDDNKDRWLVSVDTEDKELDTEHHLRDTAWVNDWNFNDFGWVNNDTIYFTAETTGYSHLYTKELGDRPDALTKGRYVVDSVSKDPNSDYLYYRANKKHPGIYEVYRVKASGGDSQAVTNLGGKNDYVLSPKGEQLIISHSEALTPPELYLVPAAGGNAKQLTFTVSEKFQSVPWSKPEYVEIPSREVDQPIYARLYKPKGFDAERADKYPAVIFIHGAGYLQNAHQGWSGYFREFMFHTFLNQQGYVVLDIDYRGSAGYGRDWRTAIYRKMGTPEVVDLIDGANWMEANANIDRQNVGIYGGSYGGFLTFMGLFTAPDEFAAGASLRPVTDWVHYNHPYTSNILNTPEVDPVAYERSSPIEFAEGLNKPLLIAHGMVDDNVFFKDTVRLVQRLIELEKTEYFETAIYPIEPHGFKEPSSWLDEYKRIYYLFEEHLKD; this is encoded by the coding sequence GTGGTCATAAAACAATCAATTCAATCATGGGTTGTGGCGGCAGGTGTGGCTGCGGCGGTATCTTTTACCGCTAATGTCAACGCTAAAGAGACAGTCAAAACGGCACTGACCCTTGAGCAAGTTATGGCGGATCCAGATTGGATCGGCAACGCACCAGAGTCACCTTACTGGTCAGACGATGGTCAATCGATTTATTACCAACAAAAAGTTAAAGGTCATAACGAGCGTAAACTTTGGCGCTTGGATGTGGACGCGAATGACTTGCAGGCGGTCACCGATGATGAGTTGTTCGAAGTGGACAGCCGTGGTGGTGATATTAGCCCTAATAAAAAAGTTAAAGCTTATAACCTTCGTGGTGACTTATACGTTAAGTATTTGGATTCAGGTGAAGTCCGCCAGTTAACGAAAACGCATGCTAATGAGGGCAGTCCTCAGTTTCTCGGAAACGATACCGTGGCTTATCGTAATGAGAACTCTTTTTACACCATTGAGCTATCATCAGGCTTAGTATCACAGCTGGTGGATATCCGCTTAAAAGATGACCCGAATAAAGAAAAAGATACGGGCTACTTAGAAAAGCAGCAAACTCGTTATTTCGATTATATCCGCAGCCAGCAAGAGGAGCGTGATTACAATAAGCAACGTCAGAAAGACATTGATGCAAGTAGTCCAAGAGCCGTAAGCGAACCTTGGTACCTAGGCGAAAAAGACATTCATACCTTAAGCTTATCGCCGAATGGTCAGTTTGTAGTTGTCGGAACTTATGAGAAGTCGGATAAAAAAGGCAAGAACGACAACATGCCTCGCTTCGTGACCGAAGATGGTTACGTTAAGAACGAAGAGGTTCGTCCTTTAGTTGGCACTTATACGCCGCGTAACGAAACCTTGTACTTGCTGGACTTAGTCAGCGGAGAAAAAACAGAGTTGAAGTACGATGACTTGCCTGAGCTGGATGATGATCCATTAGCAGATATCAAGCGCGCGACAGCCAAGCGAAATGGTGAAAAGTATAAAGCCGATAAAAAACCGCGCGGTGTTGCGGTGTTTGATTGGATCGCTAATGGCGGTATTGAGTGGAACGCGAAAGGTGATTCGGCGTTGATTATGTTGTACTCCGATGACAACAAAGATCGCTGGTTGGTGAGTGTCGATACTGAAGATAAAGAATTAGACACAGAGCATCATTTGCGTGATACGGCTTGGGTGAATGATTGGAACTTCAACGATTTTGGTTGGGTAAACAACGATACAATTTACTTCACCGCAGAAACTACCGGTTACAGTCATCTTTATACTAAAGAGTTGGGTGATCGTCCTGATGCGTTAACCAAAGGTCGTTATGTGGTGGATAGCGTCAGCAAAGATCCTAACAGTGACTACTTGTACTACCGAGCTAACAAAAAGCACCCTGGTATTTACGAAGTGTATCGCGTCAAAGCTTCGGGCGGCGACTCGCAAGCTGTAACCAATCTAGGCGGTAAAAACGATTATGTGTTATCGCCAAAAGGTGAGCAGTTGATCATCAGCCACTCCGAAGCGCTAACGCCGCCTGAGTTGTATCTCGTTCCGGCAGCTGGCGGTAATGCTAAGCAATTGACTTTTACGGTATCAGAAAAGTTTCAATCGGTACCTTGGTCTAAGCCTGAGTATGTTGAAATTCCTTCGCGTGAAGTGGATCAACCTATTTATGCACGCTTGTATAAACCGAAAGGTTTTGATGCCGAGCGTGCCGACAAATACCCTGCAGTGATTTTTATTCATGGTGCTGGGTATTTACAAAATGCTCACCAAGGCTGGTCAGGTTACTTCCGTGAATTTATGTTCCATACCTTCTTAAACCAGCAAGGCTATGTGGTATTGGATATCGACTATCGTGGCTCGGCAGGTTATGGCCGCGACTGGAGAACCGCTATTTACCGTAAAATGGGAACGCCGGAAGTGGTGGATTTAATTGACGGTGCTAATTGGATGGAAGCTAACGCAAATATCGATCGTCAAAATGTGGGTATTTATGGTGGTTCTTACGGTGGATTCCTAACCTTTATGGGGTTATTTACTGCTCCAGACGAGTTTGCAGCAGGTGCTTCACTGCGTCCTGTGACTGATTGGGTACACTATAACCACCCTTATACGTCGAATATTTTGAACACACCAGAGGTTGACCCTGTTGCGTATGAGCGCAGCTCGCCGATTGAATTTGCGGAAGGCTTGAATAAGCCGTTGTTAATTGCTCACGGCATGGTCGATGACAATGTGTTCTTTAAAGATACGGTCCGTTTAGTGCAGCGTTTAATTGAGTTAGAAAAGACCGAGTACTTTGAGACTGCGATTTATCCGATTGAGCCGCACGGTTTTAAAGAGCCATCAAGCTGGCTGGATGAATACAAACGTATTTATTATTTGTTTGAAGAACATTTAAAAGATTAA
- a CDS encoding SPOR domain-containing protein has protein sequence MSNSRMVTLSLSAFGLVSTSLLGCSNTSGVTVVKGEEGPWFCTPKGQEEWNCQESKHEYDLLAKREQTLLEAATPPSDKTTDPTLQVTSEELAPVVADEQQGKEFQSPTVVTETERPETRQPETQKNVASEPAPTTSVEVSSQVKPVEAMSTWVVQLAAYSTATAANDLAEQVERAAVYQTQVRGNLYFTVAVTGFSQKSDAEQFATALEERQLDLSPWVRSGASFENVLLD, from the coding sequence ATGTCCAACTCCAGAATGGTGACCCTCAGCTTGTCGGCTTTTGGCCTTGTATCCACTAGCCTGCTTGGTTGCTCGAACACGTCAGGTGTCACGGTTGTAAAAGGTGAGGAAGGCCCTTGGTTCTGTACCCCAAAAGGGCAGGAAGAGTGGAACTGTCAAGAATCCAAGCATGAGTACGATTTATTAGCTAAGCGTGAACAGACCTTATTAGAAGCAGCTACGCCCCCCTCAGATAAAACGACGGATCCAACGCTTCAGGTCACGTCCGAAGAATTAGCCCCGGTTGTTGCTGATGAACAGCAAGGCAAAGAGTTTCAATCACCCACAGTGGTTACGGAGACTGAACGACCAGAGACTCGGCAGCCAGAGACTCAGAAGAACGTGGCGTCTGAGCCTGCTCCAACCACCAGTGTCGAAGTAAGCAGTCAGGTTAAACCTGTTGAGGCGATGTCAACTTGGGTCGTGCAGTTAGCGGCTTACAGTACAGCGACTGCAGCAAACGACTTGGCTGAGCAGGTTGAGCGAGCAGCGGTATACCAGACTCAAGTCAGAGGGAATTTATACTTCACGGTCGCGGTTACTGGGTTTTCCCAAAAGTCTGATGCCGAACAGTTTGCCACGGCGCTGGAAGAGCGCCAGCTCGATTTGTCGCCTTGGGTCAGAAGTGGCGCCTCATTTGAAAATGTCTTGCTTGATTAA
- a CDS encoding sel1 repeat family protein produces MIFNLYKTTAAKVAVIASVCLAMLSACGEDDQHANLCHTHFKTGNYQVAMKHCKVAADNDHGESQYYLGKMFLESGKAEAGHQWIERSAAEGYKKAVFHQTVGALLSKEVDERSAGKAVKKMQTFAEAGDDVAQYWMGNVFLFGYAGQKNSPNEAAYWYQLAVDQGNHRAMNNLAWIKALARDSDLFDPEGAIELAKKVTAKYPKSHGYLDTLAAAYAAQGDFGKAVETQERVLALAEPSQCEHCSEHLLEYYQEHLNLYRQKKSLEEDLVK; encoded by the coding sequence ATGATTTTTAACCTCTACAAGACCACTGCCGCGAAGGTTGCCGTCATAGCGAGCGTATGCTTAGCCATGCTGAGTGCTTGTGGTGAAGACGATCAGCACGCTAACTTGTGTCACACGCATTTCAAAACGGGTAACTACCAAGTCGCCATGAAGCACTGCAAAGTTGCGGCCGACAATGATCATGGCGAGTCGCAGTACTACTTGGGAAAAATGTTCCTTGAGAGCGGTAAGGCTGAAGCAGGGCATCAATGGATTGAGCGCTCTGCGGCAGAGGGTTATAAAAAAGCCGTGTTCCACCAAACGGTGGGCGCCTTATTATCCAAAGAGGTCGATGAGCGGTCAGCCGGTAAAGCCGTTAAAAAGATGCAGACATTCGCTGAGGCTGGTGATGATGTTGCCCAGTATTGGATGGGGAATGTGTTTCTCTTCGGCTATGCCGGGCAAAAGAACAGCCCCAATGAAGCCGCTTATTGGTATCAGCTTGCTGTGGATCAAGGTAACCACAGAGCGATGAATAATTTAGCCTGGATCAAAGCATTGGCCAGAGACAGCGACCTATTCGATCCTGAAGGAGCGATCGAGTTAGCGAAAAAAGTGACGGCAAAATACCCTAAGAGCCATGGTTATTTAGATACCTTAGCCGCAGCCTATGCCGCTCAGGGGGACTTTGGTAAAGCGGTAGAGACTCAAGAGCGAGTCTTGGCACTGGCCGAACCGTCTCAGTGTGAACATTGCTCGGAGCATTTGCTTGAGTACTATCAAGAACACCTCAACCTTTACCGCCAGAAGAAATCACTTGAAGAAGATTTAGTTAAGTAA
- a CDS encoding malonic semialdehyde reductase produces the protein MSEHSKKHAEPLNQEALDTLFNDARTYNDFEDTDVSDELLHKLHDLVVMGPTSANCLPMRVVFVKSDEAKAKLKDCLMDGNVDKTMAAPVCAIIGMDMEFYEHLPKLFPHTDAKSWFVGNDKFIESTAFRNSSLQGGYFIMAARALGLDCGPMSGFSPKKINEAFFDGTKTKVNFLCNLGYGTKKDLFPRSPRFDFDDINTII, from the coding sequence ATGTCTGAACATAGCAAAAAACATGCAGAGCCGTTGAACCAAGAAGCCTTAGATACCTTGTTCAATGATGCACGCACCTATAACGATTTTGAAGATACAGACGTCTCTGATGAGCTTCTTCATAAACTTCATGATTTAGTCGTGATGGGCCCAACTTCAGCAAATTGTCTTCCGATGCGTGTCGTTTTTGTTAAAAGCGACGAAGCAAAAGCCAAATTAAAAGACTGCCTAATGGACGGTAACGTCGATAAAACCATGGCGGCGCCAGTCTGCGCGATCATTGGCATGGACATGGAGTTTTATGAGCACTTGCCGAAGCTATTCCCTCATACCGACGCTAAGAGCTGGTTTGTTGGCAATGACAAATTCATCGAGTCAACGGCATTCCGTAACAGTTCACTGCAAGGCGGTTACTTCATCATGGCCGCTCGTGCGCTAGGTTTGGATTGCGGCCCTATGTCTGGCTTTAGCCCGAAGAAAATTAACGAAGCCTTTTTCGATGGTACGAAAACCAAAGTTAACTTCTTATGCAACCTAGGCTACGGCACTAAGAAAGACTTATTCCCACGCAGTCCGCGTTTTGACTTTGATGATATAAATACCATCATTTAA